ACAGAACAAGAGACACAAACAGGTCGTTATTACCAGTCATCAAGctcagcagtctaagcagatgAGCGGCCGCCATGAAGACAGCAGTCACTTTACAGCATCCGATAAGTCACCTTTGGCCTTTCAACCTCTGAAACGCAGCAGCTGTAACATTGTTTTTATAATACAGGTCATGATACACTGACACAAAAACCCCAAGAAAAAGTTACTGAGGAATGTATAGCGCTGCAGTTGATTTTTCTACAGTAGAATCCTCAAGTACTTCCAGGTTGAACAAAGCACAAAAACTTAGCTTTACATTAGTAATACATCTTTAGATCTTCAGAAAGGAAGTTCAGTCTTTATATCTTACGAGAAACGTACCTGGCCAGATGGATGctgcttcactgtgtttgtgatgGCCCAGTCTGTCTCTGTTCTCAAGTCCATCTTTTGACCACAACCTAAATTGCTCTGCTACTCTTTGTGCTATTTAGCCTCAAACAGGAAACTTGCTGTGCTCATTTAAGGCAGTCAGTCTGAAGATGAGAAACTCCGAAAGAAGGGCTCTGTTTGTTTCACTGAATTTCCAGTTTGCTAAACGCTTCATCACGTGTTGTTCATTAAATTCTAAAGCAGTGTGACAAAGgtgtaatggaatttctttcacttatgtactaatcacattattttattgtgtaatgccttggtgccactgattttaacatgtctgacacccatacagtaagacaaatggtgggggcctatttaggaagttgggggaagcagacaactccacaggagggagagtcttttgtctcttcaagGACTCTGGGAAGTAGCatgggagtgtgaaccttaaggtgtgaaacagctgtgtactgccttttgttcctggagaaggtatttaactgagagccacactactctcagtgagactctgctgaccctgccccgtggtcatgcaggctctccatcaagcttggttttctgttctgtgtgtgttttgattaaagaatgttagctaccgctcaccgctcatctgcaggctttatttaagtggaaaaacttccacaacaaagGTTAGATGGATTGGGACAGATTCCTGTGTTAACGTAAGTTCTTTGAAAAATGATTACATACATATTTATACATCACTTTTCATAATGCAATAAGGAGGAACGTGGGAACTCAAAATCGGGTTAGATCAGGTGATGAACAAATATTATTATCAGCCAATGCAACCCAGAACATTTACTCAGTGAAATGACGTCATACACCTTAGAGGACAAAGGTACAGGAAAGAAAACCCACAAGATATCAGTCAGTCACCCCCAAATCTAGTGTGTTGTACCAAGTGAATACATTCTACGAATACGAAATAGCATGAGTGAATCCATGAGTGAACTCGAAAACACCAAAGCAcattaacaaaagacaaaaatccCAGATgtactgaattaaaaaaaaaaaagtttgacaaaataatttattgaaaaaaactaTCATTAATTCTATTTATAGCCTACAACAAGACAGAAACTTAAATCAAGCACAACTCACTGTGAATGGTCCTTGTATATTTCATAATTATCATGTCTGCTTATCAtgatattataaatatattaatatcACGTCTATATATAGATAGTGTGTGATTGGGTACACAATACAACAACTAATTATCAGAACAGTTATCAACACTTTTCCTGCAATTGCATGTTaatacaacaaacacacaaaacagctAAACAATAAGATTCAGATGTTTGTGCAGTTATAttctatattttatattctatgaattattttatatttaatcttttaaaattattttaaaagattgtttttaaattttaaaattattttaaaagattGTTCCAAAAAAAGATTTCATCATCTTCTACAAATTTACTTTCATGAAGGCCGGAAATGGTTCGAGCATAGACTATTTATAGCTGGCCACTAAAataattttgcattttattacTTGGAATTTGGTGCATTCAATAATAGGAAGGCCTTATCACATCCCAGATGAAGCTAGACTATAACTGGGTCATGCTCAGGGCCATGTGTTTGTTGCAGGCTAATCAGACTAAAATGAATTACCAGCAAATTTCAAGCATGCAAACTGCATGTCCAGAGCTTCTCCCAGCTTCTCTAACAGGTCTCCTTGGACCAGTTGTAGCCACTTGGTAGCGACCCagtctttgaccttttcaggGAGTATCTGAGATACTGTGCTAAACAAGCCCATGACCTGAACAAAGGGATTATAATTGCATTGCTCAATGTCTTTGCCACAGTGTGACTAAATGTGTCAAGGACACACCCAGACAACAGAccagctatttatttattttgtagtaAGCTCGAGGATGCAAATGGTTGCATTATGCCATGAAAAGTATTTGTCtgcttcctgatttcttatttccttccatatttgtcacattaaaatgtttcagATAATCAAACATTGTTATAGATTTGGACTATTTTATAAAAAGTGTTTTGAATTCACTTGGGTTATTTTTTCCTAATATTAATATTAGTTTAATGTCCTGAAACTCGTAAGTGTGACCAATATGCAAAAAGGAAGACATCAGGAAATCAGGGGTACATATTTCTTTACAACACACATCTATTTTTGCATAGCCCTTGGTTCTTTAAATTTGACTTGTGCATATTCACACCCCACTTCCTTCCTCATATTTCTAGGCTCCACTTGAGCATACAGGCTTCCCATTTCTACTGCATTGCTCACAAAATTTCTGTTAACTCCCCTCACCATGCACTTCTCCTCTCCCAAATAAGATCTGCCAGGTGGATTCATGTCCAAAGATTTTTCACCCTTCTTTTTCTTGCTCTTCCTCTTCCAGTTCACATTAGAGTAAATCAGTTCGTTCTCGTCCCCTTTCTTGTCTGATTTTTTGCATCCTCCTTCTGCATTTTTTGGCCCAGAGCTTGGCAAGTCAGTGCTGCTTGGTCCAGCGATGTTTGCAGGGTGTAGATTTTCTGCCCTTCTCAGTCCATCAGCGTTTGCATAAATGCACTCTTCTGTTGTGTTTGGTTCCTACAATTACATAGAAAATATCAGTGGTAAAGATAATCTACTTCTTGCTGTATagttacagaagcatcagcATTTGTCAAcactgttaaaaggaagttaaAGCACCTCATTTCCTTCTTCAGTCAGAGGCTGACTCATTGCAACTGTGTTGTTTTCATCTGTTAAGTGACCTTTATTTTTACAGGGATTCTTCTGAACCCTAAAAAATAAAGTAGAACATCAAGCTTATATGCATACAATACATCGTAGTTTTgccaatatttacattttagttCACAGCATGAATTTACAAGAcaggctgaagcaaaaactcacCAGCTCAACCACCTCTACAAAAGTGAGTTAAGGCTTATGTTAGATTGTCTGCTAGCAAGCAATAATACAGTTGTACATGCATTACTGAATGTTAACAGACAAACGTTTTGAAAATGAATACATGCAAATATTAACCACCAGTAACATGTTATATGGACTGTTGATGAACACATTTGATTGATATTACATTTAATCAATAGTGTTACCAATGTTCAGTATAAAGTCAGCTGTTTTTTAACAAATGAAGGGCCAAATAAACAAAGTAATTATCAGCATTTAGTCAAATAAAGTTTACTGTAACACTACAGTGTGAAGATTTTCTGAAAAAGTCTCAAGTTGTTTACTTACCTGATAAAAAACACATATAGTAGCAGTGCTAACAGCAGCACTGCAAGAGTGGATATTATCGCTGGATacagaactgaatttaaaaaaagaaaaagaaaaataccctGTATATTAATCGTGgagtctttaaaaaataatttttgtttgaACTCACAACATACATTTTATGAAACTCCTAGTGTGTCTATTATAACTGGACTGAAGTAACTGATTCATTCTTCATATGGATTAGAGGGTATCTAAAACTTCTTGCAAAGAAATTGATTGCAAGTGAATCCTAGAGGAGCATAGATGTAATCCTAACATTATCTCTTAGTGGGCTCTGTAGAGTACACTGTATCACTGGCTAAGGTTTCAAATTTCCTTGGTCTCCATTTTAGTACGTATACAACTTAAGCAATAATATTTACAAGTGTAAAAAAAGACATACGTCGATGTTCTGTGGAAATCTGTTGGCTGCTGACACAAAATTGTTGACTGGCTGAGCCCAGAGAGTTGAAGCTGCGGCAAAGCAGGGTGAGACGATCCTTCTTATGAGGCTGATTCAGAGTGAAGAAGCTCCTCAGAATTGTCCTGTTCAGAGTCTCATTGAATATTTCACATTTAGAGTGATTGACAGGTAGTTCATTCAAATACCACTGTATAGTGGGGGATGGGTTTCCCAGAGTCTCACAGGAACAGTTGAGCTGACTTTGTGTTGAGCTGCAGTGTGATGAGAGCAGGATCTGTGGAGGATCTGTCAttgaagacagagagaggagttAGTCACAATCATGTTGAATACATTTTACAGAAATTACCAAAAAGAAGCACTGATGATGGTTATTACTATGAAGCAAAATccattttgaacattttaaatttaaattttactgAGTTTGACATCCTTTTCAGACTTGAGCTAAACAGACTGTTAACTTTGAATCTTTaatttataaaatgtgtttgttcCCCATCAGTTTTCACGATTATTGTTAGCTTTGCATCACAAATACTTTCTTACTGCTCAGCTGGCATTACTGCAGCATGTCAGAGTGACATTGCTGTTTGTTGGTATCAGATCTGCTGTGGTGTTGGGTTTTACATACACAGTTTTGAGTTTATGGACTTTAAATTCTTATATGGTattaacattttctgtttggctcttaggtttttttttttttaatcacattttcaTCTTCATGTATTTAATTCTTAGTTACAGATTCTATTTGTATTAGAGGTTATTTTTTATTCTGCTCAGTATTTATCCATGTTTTCCTTCtctgcatttcttttctttacttttgtgtCTGATTTTCCCTTTTTGTTATTTATGGTTGGAAACGTATTCTTAGTAATTGTGTAGTGCTTCTAGGTTTACTTGTCTGTTTTTCATTAATTGTCTTGAATCTTTGTGGGATCCTCTTGTGACCCTCCTGTGTTTCATTAACTGATAACCCTTTGTGCTTATAGTGCTTTCTCCTTTGCTTGTTTGTTATGTGCATCCCAGGTGTGCTTGTGCCAGTTTTTAAGATTATCCATTTTGCCTCATTTGCTGGATTCTTGACATTTATGGATTCTGTTCATATTGTCTCCTGCTCCGACTAAACAAAGGTCATTTTTGTCATTGAATTAGTCTGCCTCTCtctttatcttttgtttttttttgttgaatctTAATATTATACAAATGCACATGCAAATTTGATGTGGATAGAGAATATGCTAAAGAGATATAAAATGTGATATTTACACTGAACTTCAATTTGCATGTTTCTGGAGCGTCCAACTCCAATTTCATTTTCAGCTTTGCAAAACAAAGCCCGTGTGTCTCTGCAGACTTTAATAGATAAACTCATTCCTGTCCCAATAAAGGTCTCCTGGTTTCCATCAGCTCTGTACCAGGTGGAGTTCCTCACTGCTGGGTTGGCATTACTGCTGCAGGTCagagtcacattgctgttttctgGTACTGGACCAGAGGGACTGACTGAAACTGTGACGTTTTTAGGTGAATCTGAAGAAATGAGCACAGAAACATGCACACTGAAATGTTaggacagttttatttacagaatAAGTGTGAATATCTGAAATACAGTAGTGCCCcaaaagatatttttaaataatattacaTACTCTGGAATGCATAACATAATATTGTACCTCTCAATATTAGCAGAGAACAAACCACACCaatataaagtttcatcttAAGCAGAAGCTGAAGAGTAAAAATGACAAGTTGTTTTTCTTGGCTTGTATCTTTATGAACACTCTGTTAATGTCCaataaaataactttttcttcTGTCGTTAATCTTTAACTGTCTTTAATTGTTAACTGTTTTATTGATGGAAGCTTTAGAGCCATTTGAAGAAAGTTTGAATTTTTTAGTTCTTCTTACTGTGTGCCTAATATTGTGCCTGTCAGAAATCCCTAATTTTAATAACCAATACTTAAACTAACTACTTGTAATGTGATTATTGTCAGTCTCAGAATTTAACTCTACCCCAAAGATCAGTTACTGCTTTTAGTTCCATTACAATAATTCATGTATTGCACATCCCTCAGGCCTATTAATGGAATTCTAGTTGGGATATGTAAAGAGTAAATATGGAAAATTAATACATACATTGAACATCTATTTGTAGGTTTCTTGATCGTTCACATCCAAGTGCATTTGTAGCCTTGCAGAAAAATGAACTTTTGACTTTTgaaacagtaacattaaaagaGCTTCCAGTCCCAATAAAAGTCTCCTGGTCTCCATCAGCTCTGTACCAGGTGTAGTTCCTCACTGCTGGGTTGGCATTACTGCTGCAGGTCAGAGTCATGTTGCTGTTCTCTGGTACTGGACCAGAGGGACTGACTgaaactgtgatgtttttcgGTGAATCTAAAAATGAGTATTATGATAATTTGTTAAATGTAATATTATGTAAATCACACATCACAGCTCCTTTTGCACTTTAACTGAACTCATATCATCATATTACAGACCACAAAGCCAAATGTCAAAAGTAAAACTTTTCTGCAATTCTACTTTCTTGTTTGAGCTTTAGAGTGAATCTGAAAGCTCCGACAAGCTCATGTGTTAAATTAGAAACATGATAATGTGAGAAAATGTTATAATAGGATGTAAATGAAAAActgctgtttaaaataaaaacgaCTGTGCAACATGACTCACTAAatgtagttttgttttattgtcagtTTTGAAGACATCCTAAAGTAAAAAACAGAGCTAACAAAAGAAAGACGTAAATCATTAAGATGATCACAAATTGGTGAAAATAGTTTGAAGAGAAAAGTGTGCATGTATGAATTTAAATTCAAACTTGAAAAgctttcattatattttataaaacCCAAAGACGTTGTTATGGCATAGTAATAAAATAAGTGTAAATGACTAATCATTTTATGTCTAATTTAAACCAAATCAAGAAAAGTAAATCATTAAGATTTCAGTTTAgaatagaaaaaataaactcacatGAAATATCAGGAGTTAAACTCGTTTCAGCAGTGACATCAGTGCTACCATCTTGTTTCCTGTAGACAGCAGTGCAGGAGATTTTATTTCCATGATGGAGGTGAGAAGCAGTGAAATTCATAACAGAGGTCTTGACTTTAGTTTTGTCCTGATTCTCCTGCAGTGTCTCCTGACTCTGACCCAGGTTAGGGGTCCATGTCAGAGCTGGAGGATGAGACCAACATGGAGCTGGAGCAGAGCACGTCAGACTCACTGAGgttccctcctccacctccagtgTGGATGGAGTCAGAGTCAGAGAGGGAGGAACATCTGGTGGGAAGACATATTTTAACCAGTCACTAAACAAATGAGCAGTAATTCACTTCAGTTTTTTATGTGCTGTGCAAAATTCAGTAAATTCACAATGTCAAAGTCAAAGCAGCTTGACTAGTGTCGTTTATTCATATGAATTGTCTTTATAAGGATATAAAAACTTACCTTTTACTGAAATATCCTCACCAGCTTGTGAATAAGTGAATTTCAGGTCATTATTACACTCCAGTCTGAAGTAATATTTAGTACTTTGAAGAAGACTTGCATCACTGAAAGTTGTGGTGCAGTCTTTCTTTGTTAGATCTCCTGTCATGTCTTTAGTTGGCtttagttttgcattttcaCTGTTAAATTGATGTGAATCACTCCAATATGCTTTACATGTATGATCTAAGTTTTTTTCATGGTCGCTGTTTACATCAAAGGAGCAGGGGATGGTCACACAGGATCCTCTCAAGACATTTATATTCTGTGGCATATTGATGGCCCACTTTTCACACAGAGCACCTGAAACACAACACgataatgaaaaacaacaataacaacaaaaacccaaacagttTTATCTCTTCCTTCTGCACATTTATCATGTTACAACGACTCAGTATTAAATTCAGATACTAATACAAAACACTTTTACTGTTAAATATCTCATAAATAAAAAGCCTTGGTAGTTTACTGCACATTGATCTTGAATAGTGATGTCAGATAATTTGAtaagtaaatgttttaaattaacaACAGTGTGTTATTATTATCAAATTTAATCATCTTTACACAAAGCACATGCTGAGTTCCTCTCACTCACCCTGCAGCAgagaacaaacaagaagaaaagtCAGAGTCCCAGCCATCTTTGTTGCAACAGAGTGAAGTTTAAGGGAGTCTGAAGTTTACACAGGAAACAGTTTACATGATTATTTGTTAACCATTACCAAGGAAAAGCTGTTAAGATGTAAAGTCAAATTACTACTGCTAGTTATGgtcattttgaaaaatataGATACA
This sequence is a window from Oreochromis aureus strain Israel breed Guangdong linkage group 11, ZZ_aureus, whole genome shotgun sequence. Protein-coding genes within it:
- the LOC116321463 gene encoding myelin-associated glycoprotein-like isoform X2, yielding MAGTLTFLLVCSLLQGALCEKWAINMPQNINVLRGSCVTIPCSFDVNSDHEKNLDHTCKAYWSDSHQFNSENAKLKPTKDMTGDLTKKDCTTTFSDASLLQSTKYYFRLECNNDLKFTYSQAGEDISVKDVPPSLTLTPSTLEVEEGTSVSLTCSAPAPCWSHPPALTWTPNLGQSQETLQENQDKTKVKTSVMNFTASHLHHGNKISCTAVYRKQDGSTDVTAETSLTPDISYSPKNVTVSVSPSGPVPENSNVTLTCSSNANPAVRNSTWYRADGNQETFIGTGMSLSIKVCRDTRALFCKAENEIGVGRSRNMQIEVQYPPQILLSSHCSSTQSQLNCSCETLGNPSPTIQWYLNELPVNHSKCEIFNETLNRTILRSFFTLNQPHKKDRLTLLCRSFNSLGSASQQFCVSSQQISTEHRLLYPAIISTLAVLLLALLLYVFFIRVQKNPCKNKGHLTDENNTVAMSQPLTEEGNEEPNTTEECIYANADGLRRAENLHPANIAGPSSTDLPSSGPKNAEGGCKKSDKKGDENELIYSNVNWKRKSKKKKGEKSLDMNPPGRSYLGEEKCMVRGVNRNFVSNAVEMGSLYAQVEPRNMRKEVGCEYAQVKFKEPRAMQK
- the LOC116321463 gene encoding B-cell receptor CD22-like isoform X1, whose product is MAGTLTFLLVCSLLQGALCEKWAINMPQNINVLRGSCVTIPCSFDVNSDHEKNLDHTCKAYWSDSHQFNSENAKLKPTKDMTGDLTKKDCTTTFSDASLLQSTKYYFRLECNNDLKFTYSQAGEDISVKDVPPSLTLTPSTLEVEEGTSVSLTCSAPAPCWSHPPALTWTPNLGQSQETLQENQDKTKVKTSVMNFTASHLHHGNKISCTAVYRKQDGSTDVTAETSLTPDISYSPKNITVSVSPSGPVPENSNMTLTCSSNANPAVRNYTWYRADGDQETFIGTGSSFNVTVSKVKSSFFCKATNALGCERSRNLQIDVQYSPKNVTVSVSPSGPVPENSNVTLTCSSNANPAVRNSTWYRADGNQETFIGTGMSLSIKVCRDTRALFCKAENEIGVGRSRNMQIEVQYPPQILLSSHCSSTQSQLNCSCETLGNPSPTIQWYLNELPVNHSKCEIFNETLNRTILRSFFTLNQPHKKDRLTLLCRSFNSLGSASQQFCVSSQQISTEHRLLYPAIISTLAVLLLALLLYVFFIRVQKNPCKNKGHLTDENNTVAMSQPLTEEGNEEPNTTEECIYANADGLRRAENLHPANIAGPSSTDLPSSGPKNAEGGCKKSDKKGDENELIYSNVNWKRKSKKKKGEKSLDMNPPGRSYLGEEKCMVRGVNRNFVSNAVEMGSLYAQVEPRNMRKEVGCEYAQVKFKEPRAMQK